From the Kwoniella dendrophila CBS 6074 chromosome 4, complete sequence genome, the window TATTGCTGAGCGTTATATAAGAAGATAAAGGGAGATTTAAGATATGGATGAACAGAAATGAAACGATGGTGACGATGACTGAATGGGATAGACCATTCAGTGGCACAGATCATCTCACCACGTGGGGAGTGACAACGGGGTTTAACGGGGTTTTATTACCTGAGGCACTATCCCATATATCCCATATATATGCTGTCGTCATATGTATCACAGTGTAAAACGCTTTGATACCCGACAGCCTAATGTTTAATGTTTTCACagtcttctttttcatcaatcatttcattctctttcttctcaacaatatcaattgatacaACATATAATGGCTCAGTAACCCAGTGCCAGTGCAAGATCTCTTAACGACTCGATTTGGTAAACTGCAACTCATCAAGTAAAATGGGAAAAATCATCTATAACCTTCGTTTAACACTTTATACCATTCTCCTCCTTCTCGTTTCCTTCTTCGCTTTACTCATTGGATTAGTATGCACTCTCATAGGGAAAAGGTTAAATACCAATTACTATGTAGCAAGAACTTTTTATAATGTAGCTGGACCTTTGATAGGATGGAAATTCgaagtagaaggtgaagattaTTTATGGAcattagaaggtgaaggtggtggtcaagctggtaaaaaaggtagaagtgCTGTAATGGttggaaatcatcaaagGCAGGTCATATAcctcattatcattaccatGATCAGCTGCCGCTTTCCCTATATACTGGTAagtataagctgatatactGTCACAGTATGGTAGATATATTATATCTTGGTCGAATATTCCCTAAACATGCTGCTATTATGGCTAAGAAAAGTATAAAGTGGATTCCTGGATTAGGATGGTGGAGTAAGTACAGCTATGAACAGACTTCAGATGCTGTCATTGATAGCTGACTCGTTACATCTTAGTGATGATGTCTGGAACTGTTTTCATCAATCGAGGGAACAACAAATCAGCTGTAGCTAGTATGACTCAAGCTGGGGACGATATGAAACGAAAAAGAGTAGGTAGGATCAGCTTTCAGAATAGCGTTCGTCTGAAAAGCTGACGTCACATCATTAGATTTCTCTTTGGATTTTCCCAGAAGGCACAAGACATATGTCAGCTGAATCTGACTTATTGTCCTTCAAAAAAGGAGCTTTCTACTTGGCTGTACAATGTAAGCTTACTTGTTTCCATTGACTAAGAAAGGGGAATAGATAGATATTCCAAAGAAAGTGGCCTCTCAGACGATGATATTGAGTAACTTGAGAAAGAGCAAGGACAGGAGAGAAGAATCGTAAAGGTCGCCATTGGCATTGAAGGGTGAAGAGAGGGGGGACTGGGTTGGAAGGAATAGGGAAAGAAACGTAGAATCGATCTCAATGGCGACAATGGACCATTAAAGGGAGAAAATGAGTTACAGGAGAACATATCAGGGGCAGCCAGCGGCGTCTACtaaaaaagggaaagaacATACTTTGAACGCAAGGGCTAACTCCATATTTTCGTATCTAGCCGGTGTACCAGTAGTACCTGTAGTATGCGAGAACTACCATCGACTATTTGACGGTAAAACTCGTTTTAAAAGAGGTACACTCAAGAtcaaaggtaagctatcttgATACGTTCGTTCTCGTCAGAAGTTCCAGCTTATATGTATAACTTTCATAGTCCTTCCACCAATTCCTACTACCGGATTAACAGCAGCAGATGTACCAGCATTAATGGAAAAAACACGtgatttaatgattcaaACACTTAAAGAGATCtctcaatcatcatcaaacactTCCACACCAATATCAGGCTTAGcatcacctgcaccattATTAGCACATCAAGAAAATAGAACAAGTTATTTTGCTACTTCTAATTCGGATGAACAAGCTGTTGAAAATGCtgttggtgaagaagaagctgatcaatcGGGAAAAACTAGAAAATCAGTCAAAGGAGAAACACAGAAGACCAAAGACAAATCTGCTGATAAAGTAGATGCGAATATACAGCATAACGAAGCTAGTGATAACAGTAGTACGAATAGTAAAGATAGTGGCAAGActggaaatggaaagaaagatggcaataaaaaagataataaaaaGCTCTCTATAGCGTGAGCTTGACTCTTTTATAGGTAATTCATATAACAAAATGCATTCTACTTTTGGCTTATAATatgtattttcttttctactcCACATGCATATACATCACATAATAAATTGATCGATTCAATCAGAATGATTTCCgatttctttttacctgTCGTTGGAGGTGTGGAAGGTCATATTTATTCATTAAGtgttgaaatgatgaaaagggGTCATAAGGTGTGTTGGGCAATTATTTGAATCGATCAACCTAGCAGACTATAGCATTGAATAGGGGGGCAATACAGAATATTTTTTGCTACTTCTTTCGTACTGTTTTCGTTGATTTACTTTACTTTACTTTACAGGTTATAGTGATAACTCACTCAcattcaaatccaaatcgAGCTGGAATGCGATACATATCACCTGGATTAAAAGTTTACTATTTACCTTatttaccaatatcatcaaatgcaaCATTACCAAATTATTTGTTATTCTTACCTTATTTTAGACATATTATGATATCTGAAAAAATTAATTTAATTCATGGTCATggatctttatcttctttagcacATGAATCATTATTTCATAAAGACCTTTTTAAcaacgaaaatgaaaatcaaacaataaaAGGAATTTTTACAGATCATagtttatttggttttggtgatGCTGTTGGAGTTTTAACTAATAAATTATTAGTTGGTGCATTGAGAAATGCAGATGGAATTATATGTGTAAGTAATACTGGGTAAGTGAGACTGTCTACTTTTCTAGATGTAAGTTTTTAAAGCTAATTCTCTATCATATCTGGAAAAAATCTatatttaatttattttaCGATTTACAGACGTGAAAATACAGTATTAAGAGCACAACTTGATCCATCAATCGTATCAGTTATACCAAATGCATTAGTCGCTGAAGATTTTACACCTGATCCAAGTAAGGCTGATCCAAATTATAGTGAGTCGTATGCCacattgatcatcatttcaaatctgaattaaggatgattgttgatgatgataatcaatcaGTAACTATAGTCGtaatatcaagattataTTATCGTAAAGgtattgatttattaattGCATCATGTCCACATATATGTAAATTATTTCCAAAAGTTAAATTTATaattggtggtgatggtcCTAAAATGGTTGAATTAGAACAAATGAGAGAAAAATTTCAATTAcaagataaagttgaattgttAGGTAAAGTTAATCCAGGTGACGTTAAAAGTGTAAGTTGACGTTGTATCGTGATAACACAACAACAACTGGAAATATTCTTTGAGTAGTTGTTATATCCGTTATTCTGATTTTAATGGGATTGTTTAATACTAGGTTTTGAATCGAGGTCAAATATATTTGAATAATTCTTTAACAGAAGCTTTTGGAATAAGTATAATTGAAGCTGCTTCATCAGGTTTATTTGTAGTAGCTACAAAAGTCGGTGGTGTACCTGAAatattaccaaaagatatgattgaattTGCTAgagctgatgaagaaggtatgttaaATGGTCGAGTTTTTacaaaaatatcaagattttACAAATAGGATTGGGTTTAAGAGCTTACTTACTTGATCGTTTTCCTTTATATAGACGTAATAAGAGCATTGACACATGCTATACATACGATAAAATCAGGTAAACATGATCCATGGAAATCACATGAAAGAGTTAAAACTATGTATTCATGGGAACAAGTTGCAGAAAGAACTGAGTTAGTTTATGAAAGAGCTATGCAAACTCCATCGAAAGATACTGctgaaagattatcaaggTTAGTTTAGTATACTCTGTAGAGCACTATTTAATCATGATGGTTCTGGCTAATAACAGAACAATTGATTTAAAACAACAATTGATAGGTATTTAGCTTTAGGCCCAATATACGGTCCGATATTATGTTGTATAATAGCTATTGAACATTACTTTTATTGGTTTTTGGAATTTTGGTATCctaaagatcaaattgaattagtaGAAGATCATTGGGAATTGAACAAATTTGAAAATGTAAGTTGGCATAGAAAATTCCAGATTGAGAGAAGAGCTTGATGGATATTGTAGTTTAACTCAccaatcattatttattgtcttttgaattaggtgataaatcaagaaaaagcgAAAACCAAAATTCGGTAAACATGCATTACACTCACAAATGTACTCTTAGTATTGAAACGTATCACATTAATAGTCCCTGTTGTAATAAGTATGAAGCTGTTGAACGATAAAAGCTGGGTATTTATGGTTTGAAATATTCGCATCGCAATTAGAATGCAGACATCCTTCCTATACGGCTTATATATACAAGTTCAGTCACATCGCATTGTCCTAATTACGTCTCAATATTAGCTTTTTCATACGTCCGTTTGGCCTAATCATCCGTTTCCcatcctttaccttttaatcaTCTTCAAGCCCTTCAGAGAATTGGCAGAGTTGGTACATCGATGATACCGAAAACTTGTTCATCTTCCCAAGATAACAATTCACAATCTCgttcatctgaatcaaatTGACCAGTTGAAATTTGGGTTTCTACACATGCCAAATCGATTGTTGAATCAAGGATTAGAACAGGATGATCTAAAAATAGtatttcaagattttataatttattagctttataaCTTGGTAATAATAGTAAACGTATTTGTAATCATTCTATATTCAACTTACGCCATGTACCAGGTGAGTATGCTAAACCCATATTAGGAGGTAAAATAAATGATTTTAAAGTTTTAGGATCAGGTTTATCATCTATcgaaatcaattgattaaATCATATTAGCTGgaaatttcaataatttcgTTGAGAAAGCAAGGAGAAACAAAAACATAATTTACCTGGTCCATTCTCAGCTACAATAACCAAAAATTCACCTCCTTTTTCTAGCGCTTCTTCAGATTGACTTGGCCACTAGAGTAGTATAATGCGTTCATCAGCTCCCAAGAATTGTTCATGTTCTGAACCTACGGATCTCATAGGGTCAATTGTAGATAAGAAGTAGACTTACTTCAGCTTTACCcataggtaaaaaagcttGACTCATGAACTTATGTCTTTCCATATACCTAACATTAAATGGGGAACCTCTTTCTAAGCCTACCTTTTTAGTGGCTCTATAGACTGAAATAGCAGTCACTGCCCCTGAATCTTCAGGATAAGTTGAAATTATAGGTGCTAAACAGTTATTCTTGATTGTTAATCCATCTGGAGAAGATTCTGAATCTGTATGTGATgaggaaggtgaagtagTTATTAGTTGACCAAATTTAGCAAAGTTTTCAGGGGTAATTAATATTGGTTTGATCGCTGATAAAGAAGACGATTCCGATTGAATCGTTTTGGTAGCTTTATCCAATATAGAAGCGAGTATCCCTTGACCATTGGTCTTTGGCGCTTGGGATGTAGCAGTAAGATGAGCGGTAGCTGGATGAGCTGCAACAGCTTCATCGGCTGGTTTGGTAGCTAGCGATTTAGGTGGGAAAGGTGGGATTTGCAAATAAGTCGAAATCGATGGTTCAACCTTTTCGACATAAGCCTTGATGGATGGATCGGGTGTACCACGTTCAATTACTGCGTAGTCCAGATCCTGTAATCGTGAAAATTGGAGAAAATCAAGTCAGTGGACCGTTGACGTAATTACAGGCAAAATATTGCACCTACACCTCCTACAGTTAAAAGAGAATGATCTATTTTTGAAATACCGTCAGTGACACTGAACTGACGCAGGATGATTCAAGAGTCTTTCTATACTTACGCCATATTCCAGCATCAAAAGAAACACCTTGAGCAGCAGTGGCCAAGAAAGCTTTTATTGTATTGGGATCTGGTTTGTCATCTGAGCCATTCAGAGCTACCACAACGATGAAGTTTCCTGGAGAAGGGGAATTTGCAGGTCTGCCAAGTGGTATAAAAGCTTGAGTGGTATAGGCATGTCTGTATAGGGATAGGTCAATAGGATATCAGCTGTGTTCACGTCAAACCATATATTCAAAGCGTTCAAGCTATCGAGACTTACCTTTCCAACAATTccactttgattttctttccatctttaatatctaatctatttgaaGCTTTTACTGTACCAATAGCCACACCGcctgatttacctacaccatcagGATAagtttctttgattttacctaatctatGAAATTTAGTGGCTGTACCTTGATTAGCTGAAGTAGTTGAAATTCCTTTTGGTGCCGAAGTAGAGAAAGAATAACCTTGAATAACTTGTCCATATGGTTTAAAAGCTTCATAAGTTAAGGGAAGTACAGGTAAAGTGATTTCTTCTGCACTCGAGCCTGGAAGAGAAGTTGAGACAGAAGACGAAGGGGATAAGGGGTATCCATAAACACGAACTCTCTTTGATCCACCATCTATAGTAGGACGATATCAGTAAGAATAGTGAGATCGCAAGAAACTAAGCAGTAATAAATGGAGGCAATCTCAACTTACCTGGATAGATAGTATATCTAACATGACTCCATACCTTTCCTTCTTGAATAGTTCGTTCGATATCGAAGAAATGTTGTCTATGCGGACCTAAGGGTTTCTTACTAACGATTTCGTGCCATTGGGCATTCTCGagatctgaatctgatggtGACAATGTAGCTTCAATTGTACATGCCTTTCGAAATATAGTAAAATAATCAGCATTAGTTGTCATCTCATCGTCTGGCCAGAGTATTTATGATAAATCTTGAATACTTACAACAGGGTAATTACCAGGATGGAAAGCCGTATCAACTTCTATATGACTAATCacaccttctacacctaatttgattataacccattcttttctttcttgaccTTTTTGTATACCTGATTCAGGATGATATTTTCCTCTTTGATGTTGTGATCTTCTAGTTTCCCATCCATCTGACATATCAATACCTCTACCaggtaataataaatttTGTGGTGGTGAAAAATTCGAATCTGAACAATTTATAATTTTACCTCCTATTAAAGGTGATACTAAATCGATTGGTTCGATAGATTTATAATCTGCTGGAAGTGTTGAAGGTTGGGAgggtggtttaggtgttcCATAAGCTCTAAATCTTGCCTACAATCACAATACAACTCATTTAGTAAGACATCGTACGTAAATATGACATGAAGAGAGAAACTGCTAAAGTAACTCACCATTCCACCATCAGGTATCATCCTAACCATTAACCAAGACCATTGACCTTGTTTCCCTTGTTCATCAAGTTCGAAAATATGTCTACTATTTGGACCTAGATCTACAACAGGTAAAATTGCTTTCCAACCTCGTGTTTTGGGTGtgattc encodes:
- a CDS encoding allantoicase: MTTSIYKQISLDEFDGKIKNNYIEVSSSSLGGKVVSCSDDFFASKDNLIKPGPSISMKGQFGPNGALYDGWESRRHNPEFDWVIIKLATPSTSISYVDIDTSHFSGNEAPQSQIFALSDESANLVSKSRITPKTRGWKAILPVVDLGPNSRHIFELDEQGKQGQWSWLMVRMIPDGGMARFRAYGTPKPPSQPSTLPADYKSIEPIDLVSPLIGGKIINCSDSNFSPPQNLLLPGRGIDMSDGWETRRSQHQRGKYHPESGIQKGQERKEWVIIKLGVEGVISHIEVDTAFHPGNYPVACTIEATLSPSDSDLENAQWHEIVSKKPLGPHRQHFFDIERTIQEGKVWSHVRYTIYPDGGSKRVRVYGYPLSPSSSVSTSLPGSSAEEITLPVLPLTYEAFKPYGQVIQGYSFSTSAPKGISTTSANQGTATKFHRLGKIKETYPDGVGKSGGVAIGTVKASNRLDIKDGKKIKVELLERHAYTTQAFIPLGRPANSPSPGNFIVVVALNGSDDKPDPNTIKAFLATAAQGVSFDAGIWHHSLLTVGGDLDYAVIERGTPDPSIKAYVEKVEPSISTYLQIPPFPPKSLATKPADEAVAAHPATAHLTATSQAPKTNGQGILASILDKATKTIQSESSSLSAIKPILITPENFAKFGQLITTSPSSSHTDSESSPDGLTIKNNCLAPIISTYPEDSGAVTAISVYRATKKVGLERGSPFNVRYMERHKFMSQAFLPMGKAEWPSQSEEALEKGGEFLVIVAENGPDDKPDPKTLKSFILPPNMGLAYSPGTWHHPVLILDSTIDLACVETQISTGQFDSDERDCELLSWEDEQVFGIIDVPTLPIL